TTGGAAGGGCATATAAAGCTAATAAAATGAGCGACTTAATTAAATTAATCGAAGACGAGTACAAAGAGAAGAGAGCAGCAATGCCATCTTTCAACCCTGGCGATACCGTGAATGTTCACGTAAAGATCAAAGAGGGTAATAAAGAAAGAATTCAGCAGTTTCAGGGAACTGTTTTACAAATCAAAAACCCTAGCTCTAATGGCGAAACCTTCACAGTAAGAAAAATCTCTAGCGGTATCGCAGTAGAGAGAATTTTCCCAATGCTTTCTCCTAACATCGAGAAAATCGAGGTGTTGAGAAAAGGTAAAGTGAGAAGAGCGAAACTATACTACTTAAGAGGTAGAAAAGGAAAAGCAGCTAGAATTAAAGAAAAACTTTAATCCTCGCTCACCAAAATATTTAAAGGGTCCCGATCTATCAATCGGGACTTTTTTTGTTTCTAGTTTTGTGGACTTAATCTGATAATTCACGTATTCCGAATAGCGAATGAATATCACCTTTTACAAATACCAAGGCACTGGCAACGACTTCGTGATGATCGACAACCGCGAAGGAATATTCACACACGACACCTCATTAGTGGCAAAA
The sequence above is drawn from the Reichenbachiella sp. genome and encodes:
- the rplS gene encoding 50S ribosomal protein L19, coding for MSDLIKLIEDEYKEKRAAMPSFNPGDTVNVHVKIKEGNKERIQQFQGTVLQIKNPSSNGETFTVRKISSGIAVERIFPMLSPNIEKIEVLRKGKVRRAKLYYLRGRKGKAARIKEKL